The Bacteroidota bacterium genome includes the window GCATCCGCCGAACAACGCCATCAATGCACTGGTCTCGTTTGCGAACGGCCTGGTGTATGCAACGGTGCTCAGCGAAATCTATCACACCCACCTCGATCCGACAGTGAGTTACCTGCACGGTCCGGGTGAGCGGCGGTTTTCTTTGGCATTGGATATCAGCGAGATTTTCAAGCCAATCCTTGCCGACAAAATGATCTTCAAGCTGGTCAATAACAAGCAAATCCAGGAGAAGCACTTTCGCAAGGAACTCAACTTCTGTTACTTGGAGGAAAGCGGTCGGAAGATCGTGTTGCAGGAATACGACGAGCGGCTGAAGACAACCATCAAGCACCGCTCATTGGGGCGCAACGTCTCGTATCGCCAATTGATTCGGCTTGAGGCATATAAACTTGTGAGCCATCTGCTCAGCGGCGAGGAATACAAAGCATTCCGCGCATGGTGGTGATTCGACACATACAGGAACTGCATACTCCCCTGTGTGCGATGGTACGGGAGAAAAGCGAACGGAGAACGAACGGGATGTGCAGCCAATGTACGTGATAGTCGTGTACGATGTTGAAGAAAAACGGGTGGCGAAGGTCCTGAAATTCCTTCGACGCTATCTGCATTGGGTGCAGAATAGTGTGTTCGAGGGAGAATTAACCGAAGGAAAGTTCAAAGAAATGCAGGCCGGATTGAGAAAACACATCAAGCCGGAGAAGGACTCCGTGTTGTTCTA containing:
- the cas2 gene encoding CRISPR-associated endonuclease Cas2, encoding MYVIVVYDVEEKRVAKVLKFLRRYLHWVQNSVFEGELTEGKFKEMQAGLRKHIKPEKDSVLFYKMRSDKDFEKEVMGLEKAGTETML